In the Bacteroidales bacterium genome, CGTCTTATCTTTATTTTTCAACCGCTCAATCAGCTTTTGTATTTTACCATCCGAATCGCCGGGATTTAAAGCTGTTGATGATGCCGTGTTTTCCTGGTTTTTCGAATCAATCTGTTGTTGATATTCGAAAGGCAACTCCAGAAGGACTTCCAATCACTATTTGGTTCCCACGGTTCATCGAGAAGTTCTACTTCAACTTCATTTACTCCTGGCAATTCAGATACCGCGTTTTATATTTGTTGCGTTATCCATCCGCTCAATGGGCAGTCTGGCGCCGTCAAAACAAGACCAATTTTAACCTTCTCTCCGGTAATTTTAATTTCGCGGATCATATTCAAATCCACAATGTTTGCGTCAAGTTCAGGGTCAACAACCTGGCGCAAAGCTTCCCGTATTTCTTGCTCATCTACCTTACTCATATTCAATCTTTTATTTTAGCATACCACGAATGATGATATCGACTGCGGTTTCTTCATCAAGCCCACGAGCCATTAAAGTTTCCAGTCCTTTATGGTTGACTGACCCGATTGCCGCCTCGTGAGTGACCCGTGCACTCTCATC is a window encoding:
- a CDS encoding DUF59 domain-containing protein, whose translation is MSKVDEQEIREALRQVVDPELDANIVDLNMIREIKITGEKVKIGLVLTAPDCPLSGWITQQI